The Amphiprion ocellaris isolate individual 3 ecotype Okinawa chromosome 24, ASM2253959v1, whole genome shotgun sequence DNA window CTAAATGAACTAAATCATTGCtacattttgaaatataaaaCACCTCCAAGATGAAATTCCACTTACTTTCACTGTTTGCGTTGTTAAGACTTCAAACTGCTGTGTTCTTTTACAGGTGATAATGAGACCACCAGTGTTACACCAAAGGAAAACAATAGTAAGAAcagttaaattatattttatagtAATACTGCTACTCCACATGTTTTCCTTGCCCTCCCTTTCATTTCAATCATataacatttgttttgttttgcattgatATTGAGTCAGACTTTCTCTTCTTCTAGCAGACAACCTGAATCATAATGTTGACTTCTCAGAAAACTTATTGATCTATGTGTACTCGGCTGCTGGGATTGCCACGCTCGTCATCATAGTGATAATTGTATCTGTCATATCAATGCGAGGGTGTAAAGGTAAATGTGTTCAGATTTCTCTTCACCATGATATACCATGATGTATTAAAGCTGCAGGAACTAActtccccaaaaatgttcatCTCGCAGGAAATTCACAGAAGAAATCAGAGCAACAAACTGACAATCAGGTAAGACTGCAAGCTTATATCCACCTTATGCCATTTTCATTCCTTCAGtgattttatctttaaatacCCTTTTGGATTCTTGCAGTACATGGCGATCCCGATGGCCCAGCAACCATTCCCACCTGCCACCCTCCAGCCCTCGCCAAGAGGAAGTCCCGCTGTGCCGCCGTCTCGGAGGTCTACCAGGAGAAAGAGGCCCACTGAGCCGCCGTCAGCCAGAGACGGTGCACAGGTTTGTGGCCAGGAGtcagaggacagagagagacagagaaacacaGCTGAGGAGGAGAGCTCTTCTGTTGTCTATGCTGCCCTCGACCACCAGCTGCCACCGAGGGCAGCCCCTCGAACACGGCGGCTGGTGGAGGAAAGTTCAGAATATGCAGCCATCCGTGTGGCATAAGGACCAGCTGGACTAAATCACACTAGAAGATGACTGATTTAAAACTGGCTTACACCTGCTTCAAGAGGACAAATACAAGGAGATGCAATGATCCTCTCACTGTGAGGAGTATGGATACAGAAAACTCAtaatttcatttacattttttaaaaaaaactgccctTTTATCACGGCCAACCATCCACCCAAGTCCACCTGAGACATCAAAGATTGTTTCTATAATGTAAATGGCACGTTAGCACACATGCACTGTTGATTTGTAGAATACATGACCTCCTGGTACACTGCAATGCAAACCACCACTGCGTCGGTGCAGAGTGGTTTCCGCTTCAGTGTGTCGTGTAAAATGGCACATGCTAACTGGAATCAACAACAGAATGCAACCTGTATCAACAACACTGCCAACAGCGCAGACTAATAAACACGTTTTTCACATGCAGGGTTTTTGGTGCTCCCCAGGAAGAAGTTTAGTCCAGCCTCAAAGCAAAATCACCAGCGCCTGAATGATAAAACCTGAGAACAATACCTGTTTTGGTAATTAGGGTTTCATCAACTCAAGCATACTTGTTcacaaaatgtccagaaacaacaggaaaataCATAGATGTCTGTCAGAAAGACTAATAGAGTCGTTGATTTTACAGCATGCCGACTGTTATCTCCTaaaggcccattctgagccaggaCAAACTTTCAACTTCCCTTAATGTTAACCCGTTGATgcccaacatgggtcaaaagtgacccaaatccaatggaaaatgggtatctcccgACCCtcactgtgcatcaaagggatATGCAGGACTTGCTAAAATGCAAGAATCAGTTCACCCTCGTCAGTGGCTTTTCATGCGAATACATttgaataatgcaaaaataaataggCTACAGTTAGCATGTAGCAAGCAACAGCTAGAAAACAGCTAGGCACGTCAGTAGCTTGCAAGATTTCCTGGTTGGCTCCTCAAACTGtaataattagttttattttacttgatTTATCAACAAATATAACTAAAgcttaattatgttttttgagGATGTTAGCTGTTCAGTTGCAGCTGCATCAGTCAGAGCAGCTTCAATATAGAAGCTGCCAAAAAGCATTTTACATGTTGAAGGAGAAGTCTGCtgatattttccattttgtgtcattgacaaatacaatgaacacacaaacaacaatgaTCTGACTCGACTAACAAACACTGTCTGCGCTGTAAAACTTCACATCTCTCACTTCTCTGTGCATTAGAGCTTCAGCGTTGCTACTAAACTATTAAACTCATGTGAATCAGCCAAGATGAAATGTTTCTTCATTAGCAGGAACTTAAATTAATCCCCCATATACAAATCCTGCTGCCACAAATGACCACGAGAGCACCAAATACTGTGTATGAATCCGCTACCCAACAAATGTgctttttcctcatgtttgaGTAATGTTTGCTAAAAAATGAAGGCTCCCCAGTTTTTCTAGGAAATTTCTTACTATATATTATGTAGCCATTTAATTGTGAGCAGTTATGAGAGATTTACATCTTCGGGAAAGCAGTGAGAAATagacaaatgctgcattttggtATTTTCATTGAACTGGTTCATGTAAATTTGACTTTTCCTCTTAGACACAGATGGGAAAGGAACTGAAATCAAGCTACACAGTCGTCACACCGGTAATGAGACACCCTCTCTTACCAAACTAAACGTATTTTTATGGATTCTTCTGTTTTGCGATGTTGAATGTTTTGCTTAATGCACTCGTTGTAGGTTAAAACTGTGATGTTGTACATCCATGACTTGAATTTACTCTTCAGCAGCATCACATGTGGTGACTGTAATGGTTTCATCCTGCACCTAATCAGCTACTGACTCATTTTCTGCCACTATGACAGATTACTGAGCTTTTGTAATTACTGATTGTGATTCTTTGACAAATCAAGAatgtaatttaatcattttgtgcaATCGAATGATGTAAtgtacatttgttttaaaataagaatataTAACGCCATCACTGCCTCGCTGTCgcactgttttcattttcaaaccaCTAAAGCAAAAATGTTCTAGATCAGATGAGGTTGAACAATAATGTGTGTCTCTTGAATGTCCTTTTTTGGTGTTATGATGAACGTATTCACACCATAAAGTGTCATGGCGTTTGGCAGCACACCCCTAAAGACCACTGTGCTCAGACACAGGAAGTGAAGTGAACCACACATTGTATACTGTGACATgtagcgcacacacacacaaaaaaaaaacacatacacacacaggtgTCTTACAGATGTACATAGCTGGTTCCTCCAGTGTCCACCATGAAAGCTGACGGCTGCCGGACCTTCCTTCTTGTGTTGATCTTAGCAGTTCTTGTCTTCACTTTGGATGGTAAGTAAGTTACTCCGTCTAAATCGCTCATTCTCACACTGAGCAGGTCTGTTTTATGgtcagtttttgtttctctgtaaaATTGAATAAGATAAATGTCATGATACAGGTTTTACAGACTGCAAGGTTTTCAAATCTACTTATTATACCTCACACATGAATCCAGAGCAGACGGACAGTACTCTTGTTTTATTGGACACACCCAATGAGTCGAGAGCTAAAACTTAActgaatgttaaaaagaaagacCCACGGAGGGTTCAACAAGCTAGATTTCAGATTTGTAGTTCATAGCTTTTGTCTCTGGAGAATGTTTGTGGAATATGCACTGACTGGTAGATATTAGTAATATTCTCCTTTTTGGACAAACAATTTAAAGGAGCAGAAATTATTGCGTAGAAACGAGGTTATATACTGCATCAAAGAACATCAATGCAATGACTGAATCTTGTAATACAGAAGCTCACATGGAATCactgtattatatatatatgtgtgtatttagCCTCTATGGGAACATTATGAcatctattttatttaaattcctTTAAACACCCGATTCTAACATTcaataacagaaacagaaatgtgtttaaagtGGAAAATTTTGCTTCAGGCAGCACAGAACCCACAGCAGCAAAGTGTTTAAACCACAAAGATGACACACACACGACTTGGTGGCCTGAATATCCTGTTTAGTGGACGCAGCTGCAGCATGAAAAACCTATTCAGCTTTTTGTCTTATCAAACTGATTGTAAAATTAGGTAATATTTCTAATCTCTATGTTTTTGGCAGGTGAAGATTATAAATGTCCAGAAATTAAATTTCTCCATGTGTTTGCTGTCATTGGTCCTGTGCaggtggagactctgaagatgAAGAATGCACCACAGAATTTAAAGTTCGCCGCAACACAGTTTACAAGGCTTTAGTTGGACAAGAACTCAGGATTAACTGCACAATTGTCTTCTGCAACAGTTCAACAACAGTCTCCTGGTATAAATTTGAGGGAACATATTTCCCTGttgatgtcagcagcagcagtcacattAAAACAGAGTGGAAGATGTTAAAGGAGCTGGAAGGGATATCATTTTTGGTCTTCCCAAATATTCTCAGAAGCGACTCAGGTAATTATCAGTGTCGCAGTGGAAGAGATGTGAGTCATATCATCAATGTTACCGTCTATGGTGagtgtgatatttcagtaaaTTGATTCTGACTTATGTAACCTGCATTCACAATAGACATCTAACAGCTAATGAATGCTACTCTGAAGCTGAAGAATGCATCAGAAATTAAAGTTCAGCACAATGCAGTTCACAAGGCCTTAGTTGGACATACttattttctgcaacagtttaaCAACAGTCTGCTGGTTTAAAATTGAGGAATATTTCCCTGttgatgtcagcagcagcagtcacattTAAACAGAGTGGAAGATGCTTAAGAAGGTCGAAGAGATATCATTTTTGATCTTCCGAAATATTCTCAGAAGCGACTTGGGTGTTTATCAGGGTCACTCTCACAGTGATAAATACTATGGTTTGAGTCATACTATCACCATCACAGTCCATGCTGAGTGATTCTTTCTGTTACTGAAACTGATTTCACCAACTGGAGAAGCTTTCATTGCTTCCCAAATGTCCAGATTTATTGACTATTGTTGCAAAAATGAAACGATCTGAATGTTTTTCAGGTGATGTTGAGCTCTCCACGGTTACACCGACAACTCAAGATTCAGGTATGCAAAATCAAAGGACCTATGAGATCTATGAGCAGAGATGAAACTTGGTATTTTTAACTTGGTTTCCATTAGCATATATGAgtcattgtgttttcattagCTTAGAATGAGCCGTTGATATCGACAAAGAGGGTGGATCTCTCACCAACTGATGTGAGTCTGGTTTACTCCACATCTGTACCAGTCGGTACTCTGTAGTTCTGCTTCGGGACCTGTATGATAAAGTGTTGGGCTGCAGATACATGGAGATCGAGCTCGACAACAGAATGACCTTAAAATCTAACAGTGAGGGCGTCGACACAGGCTATTAGCACGTCCTGTCACTTGAGAACATCATCATGAGATACTGAAATTTCTTCACTTGGAGCAGCAACTCATTCCCAACCCAGAAGGAGCAATCAACCAGTCACCTAAGGCTTCCTGTATCAACTGAGGTGGTTAAGGAATCTGATTAGGGTACCTTCTGGGCATTTTCCTTTGGAGCTTTTCTGGGCACATCCAACTGGGCAGAGACTTTGGGGGAAGACATAGACCTTGCTGGATAtgtcatctggcctgggaatgcctcaGGATCCCCATAGAGGAAGATATGGAAAATGTTCCTGGGGAGAGGGCTGTCTGGAGTTCTCTTTTTAGCTTGTAGCCACCACAATCCAACGGATGTGGGTAGTTACCTTTAGATTTGCTTAAATTACTCCTACAAAACTGCACTTTCCAACACCCTGCTTTATTATATTAGGAATGTAGACagagtttattatttttgattaatccaGTGTTCCTGAGATCAGCAACAAACGTGGCCCACTTATGGCGTATGTCCCTAAACTGTGAGAAGGTGGTCCATGTTTTTACTTGAAACAGTACAGATGGTGAACCTTATGCACCATAAACCATTGATTTACCTGTGAACAACTCACATCAGGGGTCAGTCTTGCAGGCTACACAACACGTTTTACCTTCATATAAACCTAATCCCTGCTCAGAAACGATGTTCAAGTGCTTGCAATCTGAAACCTCTGCCACTAAATCCTACACGCTGGTCCTTTTCATTGTGTTATTGCTGGTTCACATGCCTTGTATGGCTTACAGTTTATAAGACAAGTGTCCAAAAGAGGTTTCCTTctaaatttccttttttattttgcagttaaCACAGCAGCTGTGGACATTTTCTGGCCATTTGTGTACCGCACTGTTGGGCTCATGGTGCTTGTCATCATAGGGATATCTATCTGGATCATACCAAAGCGAGCATGTAAAGGTGAGAGTTTTGGACGTTTACATACAGTAACTGGGTCAGTCCTCTTGCAGACCTCCTGCTCAAAGGATAAAATCTCATCTGGCAcgcaaaactgcaaaaaaaaaaaaaaaaaatgattaaaatgctagaaacagaaacatgtgATTGAATGCATGAATCATAAACAGTAACTGATCTCACCTTGTTTTCCACTGAACAGGAAAATCTCAGAGCACAACAGAtccgagtctccagcctcagcaTCACATCTATGAAAATGATCTGTAATCTTTTGTCTGTGCTGCGAAATCATCCTGCTAAGCCCAATTAAGGACATTAGAGCAATGATTTTAGAGtttatttaagacattttaactGCTGTATGTGTCAGATGAGTAGCTAGACTTTGCTGTTATTGTGCCTTGTAATTCAATGTAATACGCATATAAATGATTGATTGGGTTCTATTgactttaaaatgatcaaatcagctcaacaaaataattttttcatcaGTGTTTCACCGTTGCctgtgtgtctgttagtgtTGACTCGATTTTGTGcttgtgttttcctgtaaatCAAACCGTTGCAACACAGAAGTGAAATTTCTCACCTGGAAACCATTGTTGGAATCCTACTGTGTACGTGCAAAATGTGTCACAAGTGAATAATTTAGTTTCCTACAAGTGAAAAttgtcatgcacacacacatctggtGGAAATCTCACTATGAAATGTGATTGTCTTTATTACTGTGTGTATCTGTTTGCATCTGTGTTGTTTATGCTCTGTTGGTGCAGATTAAAAGGATTCTCTTCTCAAGTACAGTATCTGATGTGCATTTGAGAGCAGCAAGACTGTCTACTGAACAGGAAGCAGAATTAAACCACATGTCACATCAAAGAGTAAAAACAACATCTGAAATAATTTTACAGTGGAAGATGTCAGCCTGACTCAACCTCAACTCATCAGCAGGTTTAAATAGATgctgctattaaaaaaaaaaaaaaaaaaaatgttggtaaaAATTATCGTACCTTCCAGTTTTGACAGTTGCTACAGAAATgtttataaatgaaaaaacaaatacaacaagcaacataataacattttaaaatacagctgTACTTTATGGAACATTAGTTTTCATTGTAACTCACAGGCTAAATTAGCAATGCTAACAGGGAAAGCTTAAAATAGAGTGATGGTTAGCTGAACACAGTTGGCAAGCTAATAACAACAGTAAGAGTGTGCAGacatgctagcagctctgtgtGGCTGTCTTTATTCAAAACAGTGCTTTGAGCTCAGCTAAATGCTCACACATCTTTATTTAGcgtgctagcatgctaacacagtaaccacaaactgcagctgaGGCTGAGAGGATGCACCAAGATTTAAAGCCTGATGATGGCActagatgaaaaaaacaaatggatCTTTTATATAAAGCTTACTGAGGAATTTAATAAGTAGCATAGCTAGTTAAAGCTTTCTTGGCAAGgcaaagcagcacatttcatACACGGGAGTAGCTCAATGTGCTTCtcatggaaacaaaaaaatctcaagaattaaaatatatagtgtaaaacaaaataaaacccgATTATGAatacattcatccatccattattttcacactgcttaatcctcattagggtcatgggggcactggagtctatcccagctgtcttagggtgaaggcaggggacacctggacaggtcaactgtctatcacaggactacatataaagacaatcactcacactcacattcacacctatggaaaatttagagttaccaattaacctcagcatgtttttggactgtgggaggaagctggagtacccggagaaaacccacacatgcacaaggagaacatggaaaccccacacagaaagaccccaggaaggccaggaggggaaccagggatcttctagctgcaaggcggaagtgctaaccaccaagccactgtgtagTCCAtatgaatacaataaaaacaaaacaaaaaaaactagaaaatatgaATGCATGCAGCAAAATATAATAATGCAACAGAATGCAAAAGaataatttgcattaaaattattaacagaacaaacagtgcagataaaagaataaaatgtcagTCATGTAAGAGGTCACCCATGAGcacataaaaaaggaaaaatatgctTGTTTGGTGCTGACCTCAGTTACCTCAGTAGCTTGTTCCACTTGTGTGCAACATAACAGCTAAATGTTGCTTCACCATGTTTGGTTTGAACTCTGGGCTCGACTATCTGAACTGAGTCCGTACATCTCAGAGCTCTACTGGGTTTACATTCCATGAACGTGTCATTAACGTATTCTGGActtaaaccattcagtgacttACAGACCAGTAGCAGAGCTTTAAAATCTATCCTATGACTGACTGGGAGTGAGTGTAAAGACTTTAGAACTGGACTAACGTGTTCTGATCTCTTTGTTCTGGTCAACACTcgagctgcagctgtttaatgCTCCTTTAGGGGAGTCCAGTCAGAAGGCCGTCACAGTAGTCGAGTCTACTGGACTCTTCTAGTGAACTAGTTTTACAAAACTAGCAAGCTTATAAGCAAAAggatgaagttcatcaaatagTCACTAAAAAGTATCCCTCTGAGAAAATTCTATTCTGTTGAGTTTGTCAAAGTTGAAAATGCAGCATGTAAAAGCAGTGAGGCTGAACTTGatctatttttgcatttcatcACTGGCAAACACTGCTGGTATACTTCCGTGCTACTTGAAGGTGCTAATGAACATGATTGTCTCCACATTTCAGGAAGAATCGCCTTTAAACTACAGGAAGCTGTTTCTCAAATGTGGGTAAAATAACTGAGGCTAACATGCTAAAATATCAGGCTAGATGCACCTCCTCAACAAAAGTGATGATTAGCTGAACACATGCCAAACTAATAAACAACAACACGGAGAGATGTGAAACATGCTAGCGTCTTTGTGAGGCTACATAGGCCCAGTGGTGCTTTGAACAAGGCTGATTGCACATTTTGTTGCTAGAATGTTCCTACTGTTCAATATTTACTTACAGTATTCAGACAGATCTTCCTAATCTGCATTTTCAGCACACTGACAGGTGTAGTGTTTGCTTACAAGCAATATTACATGAAAAACATTGATTGGATCATTTTAACAGCAATAACcacaaatccatccatccatcatctgtacaCTGCTTGATCCTCAGTAGGATCgtcggggggct harbors:
- the LOC111579460 gene encoding B- and T-lymphocyte attenuator-like, which codes for MIVSTMRPNQSRTVLHASILVVLLLTSNVDSGDSETEECTKTIKVRRNTVYKALVGQELRINCTVVFCSSLKTVSWYKFENKSIPIDVTNITHIKTEWKMLNELEGISFLVFRNILRSDSGDYQCRSGRDASHIINVTVYGDNETTSVTPKENNTDNLNHNVDFSENLLIYVYSAAGIATLVIIVIIVSVISMRGCKGNSQKKSEQQTDNQYMAIPMAQQPFPPATLQPSPRGSPAVPPSRRSTRRKRPTEPPSARDGAQVCGQESEDRERQRNTAEEESSSVVYAALDHQLPPRAAPRTRRLVEESSEYAAIRVA
- the LOC111579470 gene encoding B- and T-lymphocyte attenuator-like isoform X2; this translates as MKADGCRTFLLVLILAVLVFTLDGGDSEDEECTTEFKVRRNTVYKALVGQELRINCTIVFCNSSTTVSWYKFEGTYFPVDVSSSSHIKTEWKMLKELEGISFLVFPNILRSDSGDVELSTVTPTTQDSVNTAAVDIFWPFVYRTVGLMVLVIIGISIWIIPKRACKGKSQSTTDPSLQPQHHIYENDL
- the LOC111579470 gene encoding B- and T-lymphocyte attenuator-like isoform X1 gives rise to the protein MKADGCRTFLLVLILAVLVFTLDGGDSEDEECTTEFKVRRNTVYKALVGQELRINCTIVFCNSSTTVSWYKFEGTYFPVDVSSSSHIKTEWKMLKELEGISFLVFPNILRSDSGNYQCRSGRDVSHIINVTVYGDVELSTVTPTTQDSVNTAAVDIFWPFVYRTVGLMVLVIIGISIWIIPKRACKGKSQSTTDPSLQPQHHIYENDL